A genomic window from Chanodichthys erythropterus isolate Z2021 chromosome 1, ASM2448905v1, whole genome shotgun sequence includes:
- the LOC137035346 gene encoding protocadherin gamma-A11-like gives MFGLLFFVLMAHTAYGDVSYSFPEEMKRGSVIGNIAKDLGLDVNRLSSRKARIDTEGNRKRYCDINLNTGELTVAERIDREGLCNEKTSCALNFELVLEHPLEIHRVTVQIQDINDNTPTFPKDTIKLEISESADKGARFRVNEAHDADIGKNAVQSYSIEKNNHFLLSVNTKADGGKNVELVLDKELDREQQKEVTLILTAVDGGTPPRSGTVAIHVTVLDANDNAPVFSQAVYKVSLPENSPLDTVVLTVSATDADEGQNGEVTYEFSRISGNAKELFDLNENSGEIKVKGQIDYEEEVQFEMLIEGKDGSGLSSDTKVIIEITDVNDNSPIIVIKSLNSPVPENAFPGTEVGIINVQDRDSENNGQVRCSIQQNVPFKLVPSIKNYYSLVTTGELDRELLSDYNLTITATDEGSPPLSSTKNLHLTVADVNDNPPVFQEHNYRAHVQENNKPGSSICSVSATDPDWRQNGTVVYSLLSSDVNGAPVSSFLSINGDTGVIHAVRSFDYEQLKSFKVLVLARDNGSPPLSSNVSVSVFISDENDNSPQILYPSPEGNSFMTEMVPKAAQAGSLVSKVISVDADSGQNAWLSYHIIKATDPGLFTIGVHSGEIRTQRDISESDSMKQNLIVSVRDNGQPSLSATCALYLLISDNLAEVPELKDMSHDESSSKLMFYLIIALVSVSTFFLTFIIIILAVRFCRRRKPRLLFDGAVAIPSAYLPPNYAEVEGAGTLRSTYNYDAYLTTGSRTSDFKFVRSYNEGTLTADLTLKKTQSAVDDLEGLDAEMSDSFQYK, from the exons ATGTTTGGTCTTTTGTTCTTCGTGCTGATGGCGCACACCGCTTATGGAGACGTGAGCTATTCTTTCCCGGAGGAGATGAAACGCGGATCTGTGATTGGAAATATAGCAAAGGATCTCGGACTCGATGTGAACAGACTGTCATCTCGTAAGGCTCGCATTGATACTGAAGGTAACAGAAAACGATACTGTGACATTAATCTGAATACTGGAGAACTGACCGTAGCGGAGAGAATCGACAGAGAGGGACTTTGTAATGAAAAAACGTCATGTGCTCTCAATTTCGAATTAGTTCTAGAACACCCGCTGGAGATACATCGTGTCACTGTTCAAATACAAGATATTAATGATAACACGCCAACATTTCCTAAAGATACGATAAAGCTTGAGATAAGCGAGAGTGCTGATAAAGGCGCTCGGTTCCGCGTGAATGAGGCTCATGATGCTGACATAGGAAAGAACGCAGTACAAAGCTATTCCATTGAAAAGAATAACCATTTTCTTTTGTCTGTTAATACAAAGGCGGATGGTGGCAAAAATGTTGAGTTAGTTTTAGACAAAGAGTTGGATCGTGAGCAGCAGAAAGAGGTGACATTAATTCTCACTGCGGTAGACGGCGGGACTCCACCGAGATCAGGTACTGTAGCCATACACGTCACTGTGCTGGATGCTAATGATAATGCTCCAGTCTTTAGTCAGGCCGTCTATAAAGTCAGTCTGCCTGAAAATTCTCCTCTAGATACTGTAGTGCTGACAGTGAGCGCTACTGATGCTGACGAGGGACAAAATGGAGAAGTGACATATGAGTTCAGTCGTATTTCGggaaatgcaaaagaattattTGATCTTAATGAGAATAGTGGAGAGATTAAAGTTAAAGGTCAAATTGATTATGAGGAGGAGGTCCAATTTGAAATGCTCATTGAGGGAAAGGATGGCTCTGGTCTTTCTTCTGACACTAAAGTTATTATAGAAATTACAGATGTTAACGACAATTCTCCCATTATAGTGATTAAGTCATTGAATAGTCCCGTTCCCGAGAACGCGTTCCCCGGTACAGAGGTTGGCATCATTAATGTTCAGGACAGAGACTCTGAGAATAACGGACAGGTGCGCTGCTCCATTCAGCAGAACGTCCCATTTAAACTCGTTCCTTCGATCAAAAATTACTATTCTCTGGTGACCACAGGTGAATTAGACCGCGAGCTGCTCTCTGATTATAATCTTACAATCACTGCTACTGATGAGGGCTCTCCGCCTTTATCTTCCACTAAGAATCTTCACTTGACTGTAGCTGACGTCAATGATAATCCACCTGTATTTCAGGAGCACAATTACAGAGCTCATGTGCAAGAAAATAACAAACCGGGCTCCTCTATTTGTTCAGTATCAGCTACAGACCCGGACTGGAGACAGAATGGCACTGTAGTTTATTCTCTGTTGTCCTCTGATGTCAATGGCGCACCGGTGTCCTCCTTTCTATCCATTAACGGAGACACCGGGGTCATTCATGCCGTGAGGTCGTTTGATTACGAACAGCTGAAGAGTTTCAAAGTGCTCGTGTTAGCCAGAGACAACGGTTCTCCTCCTCTGAGCAGTAACGTGAGCGTGAGTGTCTTCATATCGGATGAGAATGACAACTCCCCTCAGATATTATACCCCTCTCCGGAGGGAAACTCCTTCATGACCGAGATGGTGCCCAAAGCTGCTCAGGCGGGCTCTCTGGTCTCCAAGGTGATCTCCGTGGACGCGGATTCTGGCCAGAACGCGTGGCTCTCGTATCACATTATTAAAGCCACTGATCCGGGACTTTTCACTATCGGTGTCCACAGCGGGGAGATCAGGACGCAGCGGGACATTTCTGAATCTGACAGCATGAAACAGAACCTTATTGTGTCCGTGAGAGATAACGGACAGCCCTCTCTCTCAGCCACGTGCGCGTTGTATTTACTCATATCAGATAACTTGGCTGAAGTTCCAGAACTGAAAGACATGTCTCATGACGAGAGCAGCTCCAAACTGATGTTTTATCTGATCATCGCGCTGGTGTCCGTTTCCACTTTCTTCctgaccttcatcatcatcatcctggCCGTGAGGTTTTGTCGCAGGAGAAAGCCCAGACTGTTGTTTGATGGAGCTGTAGCCATTCCCAGCGCGTATCTCCCTCCAAATTACGCAGAGGTGGAGGGCGCGGGAACTCTCCGCAGCACTTACAATTATGACGCGTACCTGACCACGGGCTCGCGCACTAGTGACTTCAAGTTCGTCAGATCTTATAATGAGGGCACACTGACTGCTGACCTGACTCTGAAAAAGACTCAGTCTGCTGTGGATGATCTTGAAGGACTTGATGCAGAAATGAGCGACTCGTTTCAG TATAAGTAA